Proteins co-encoded in one Thamnophis elegans isolate rThaEle1 chromosome 1, rThaEle1.pri, whole genome shotgun sequence genomic window:
- the TIMM44 gene encoding mitochondrial import inner membrane translocase subunit TIM44 isoform X1 produces MAAVASWGCRKYLLNAWLVSRQCSGPVQHPACVCRTGRTALEFYQSRCSSSGHRKGFISGFVENIKQELAKNKEMKESIQKFRDEAKKLEESDALQEARRKYKTIESETVKTSEVLKKKLGELSGSVKESIDEVSKSEIGRKIMEGMEEAAKTAKQSAETVSKGGEKLGRTAAFKAISQGMESVRKEIDESVLGQTGPYRRPERLRKRTEFAGERLKDERIFEANEQAMGMVLHKDSKWYQQWKEFKDNNVVFNRFFEMKMKYDESDNTLIRASRVMTDKVTGFIGGLFSKTEMSEVLTEILRVDPNFDKDHFLKQCQNDIIPNVLEAMISGDLDILKDWCYEATYSQLAHPIQQARAMGLQFHSKILDVDNVDLAMGKMMEQGPVLIITFQAQLVMVVKNQKGEVVEGDPEKVLRMLYVWALCRDPEELNPYAAWRLLDISASSTEQIL; encoded by the exons TCCAGATGTTCTTCCTCGGGCCATCGGAAAGGTTTCATCTCTGGCTTTGTGGAGAACATCAAGCAGGAACTGGCCAAGAACAAGGAGATGAAGGAGAGCATCCAGAAATTCCGAGACGAAGCCAAGAAATTGGAAGAATCGGACGCCCTTCAGGAAGCGAGGCGGAAATAC AAAACCATCGAGTCCGAAACCGTCAAGACCTCGGAAGTGCTTAAGAAGAAGCTAGGAGAACTCAGTGGCTCCGTCAAAGAG AGCATAGATGAAGTCAGCAAGAGCGAGATTGGCCGGAAGATCATGGAAGGCATGGAGGAAGCGGCCAAAACGGCGAAGCAGTCGGCGGAAACAGTCTCCAAAGGAGGAGAAAAGCTGGGCCGGACTGCAGCATTCAAGGCCATTTCGCAG GGCATGGAGAGCGTCCGGAAGGAGATTGACGAGAGCGTGCTGGGCCAGACGGGCCCTTACAGGCGTCCGGAGAGACTCCGGAAAAGGACCGAATTTGCCGGCGAAAGGCTGAAAGACGAGCGGATATTCGAAGCCAATGA acaaGCGATGGGCATGGTCCTACACAAAGACTCCAAGTGGTACCAGCAGTGGAAGGAGTTCAAGGACAACAACGTGGTTTTCAACC GTttttttgaaatgaagatgaaatacgACGAGAGTGACAACACCCTCATCCGTGCCTCGCGCGTCATGACGGACAAAGTGACCGGCTTCATAG GCGGGCTCTTCTCCAAGACAGAGATGTCCGAGGTCCTGACGGAGATCCTGCGTGTTGACCCCAACTTCGACAAGGACCACTTCCTCAAGCAGTGTCAGAACGACATCATCCCCAACGTTCTGGAG GCTATGATCTCCGGAGATCTGGATATCCTGAAGGACTGGTGCTACGAAGCG ACCTACAGCCAGCTGGCCCACCCCATCCAGCAGGCCAGAGCGATGGGGCTCCAGTTCCACTCCAAAATCCTGGATGTGGACAATGTGGAT CTGGCGATGGGGAAGATGATGGAGCAGGGCCCCGTGCTGATCATCACCTTCCAGGCTCAGCTGGTGATGGTGGTTAAGAACCAGAAAGGAGAGGTGGTGGAAGGAGATCCG gagaaaGTCCTGCGGATGTTGTACGTCTGGGCCCTCTGCAGGGACCCCGAAGAGCTGAACCCCTATGCTGCCTGGCGGCTTCTGGACATTTCTGCCTCCAGCACCGAGCAGatcctatga
- the TIMM44 gene encoding mitochondrial import inner membrane translocase subunit TIM44 isoform X2 gives MKESIQKFRDEAKKLEESDALQEARRKYKTIESETVKTSEVLKKKLGELSGSVKESIDEVSKSEIGRKIMEGMEEAAKTAKQSAETVSKGGEKLGRTAAFKAISQGMESVRKEIDESVLGQTGPYRRPERLRKRTEFAGERLKDERIFEANEQAMGMVLHKDSKWYQQWKEFKDNNVVFNRFFEMKMKYDESDNTLIRASRVMTDKVTGFIGGLFSKTEMSEVLTEILRVDPNFDKDHFLKQCQNDIIPNVLEAMISGDLDILKDWCYEATYSQLAHPIQQARAMGLQFHSKILDVDNVDLAMGKMMEQGPVLIITFQAQLVMVVKNQKGEVVEGDPEKVLRMLYVWALCRDPEELNPYAAWRLLDISASSTEQIL, from the exons ATGAAGGAGAGCATCCAGAAATTCCGAGACGAAGCCAAGAAATTGGAAGAATCGGACGCCCTTCAGGAAGCGAGGCGGAAATAC AAAACCATCGAGTCCGAAACCGTCAAGACCTCGGAAGTGCTTAAGAAGAAGCTAGGAGAACTCAGTGGCTCCGTCAAAGAG AGCATAGATGAAGTCAGCAAGAGCGAGATTGGCCGGAAGATCATGGAAGGCATGGAGGAAGCGGCCAAAACGGCGAAGCAGTCGGCGGAAACAGTCTCCAAAGGAGGAGAAAAGCTGGGCCGGACTGCAGCATTCAAGGCCATTTCGCAG GGCATGGAGAGCGTCCGGAAGGAGATTGACGAGAGCGTGCTGGGCCAGACGGGCCCTTACAGGCGTCCGGAGAGACTCCGGAAAAGGACCGAATTTGCCGGCGAAAGGCTGAAAGACGAGCGGATATTCGAAGCCAATGA acaaGCGATGGGCATGGTCCTACACAAAGACTCCAAGTGGTACCAGCAGTGGAAGGAGTTCAAGGACAACAACGTGGTTTTCAACC GTttttttgaaatgaagatgaaatacgACGAGAGTGACAACACCCTCATCCGTGCCTCGCGCGTCATGACGGACAAAGTGACCGGCTTCATAG GCGGGCTCTTCTCCAAGACAGAGATGTCCGAGGTCCTGACGGAGATCCTGCGTGTTGACCCCAACTTCGACAAGGACCACTTCCTCAAGCAGTGTCAGAACGACATCATCCCCAACGTTCTGGAG GCTATGATCTCCGGAGATCTGGATATCCTGAAGGACTGGTGCTACGAAGCG ACCTACAGCCAGCTGGCCCACCCCATCCAGCAGGCCAGAGCGATGGGGCTCCAGTTCCACTCCAAAATCCTGGATGTGGACAATGTGGAT CTGGCGATGGGGAAGATGATGGAGCAGGGCCCCGTGCTGATCATCACCTTCCAGGCTCAGCTGGTGATGGTGGTTAAGAACCAGAAAGGAGAGGTGGTGGAAGGAGATCCG gagaaaGTCCTGCGGATGTTGTACGTCTGGGCCCTCTGCAGGGACCCCGAAGAGCTGAACCCCTATGCTGCCTGGCGGCTTCTGGACATTTCTGCCTCCAGCACCGAGCAGatcctatga